In Pirellulaceae bacterium, the genomic stretch ACGCACTCGTCGATTTGGGAGTGGACATTATCGAAGCCGGTTTTCCCATTGCTTCACCGGGTGACTTCGAGGCTGTCCGGGAAATCTCGACGAACGTCAGCGGTGCCACGATCTGCGGCCTAGCTCGTTGCAATGAAAAAGACATTGACCGTGCCTGGGATGCGTTGAAGCAGGCCCACCGACCACGAATCCATGTCTTCTTGGCAACGAGTGCAATCCATCGCGAGTTCAAGCTTAAGATGACTCCCCAAGAGATTGTCAAACGAGCCGTTTCGGGCGTCGCACGGGCTGTCAGTTACTGCGACGACGTCGAATTCTCTCCGGAGGATGCCGCACGAACGGAAGTCGACTTCCTCTGTGAAGTCGTCGAAGCCGCGATTACAGCCGGTGCAACGACCGTCAACATACCCGACACGGTTGGCTATGCGACTCCTGCTCACATGGGACGTGTGATCAAGACGTTAGTTGACCGCGTTCCCAACATTGACCAAGCCGTGATCAGCGTCCATTGCCATAATGACTTGGGACTGGCGGTCGCAAACAGCCTGGCGGCAGTGGAAAACGGAGCTGGTCAAGTCGAATGTACGATTAACGGGATTGGAGAACGGGCCGGAAATTGCTCACTCGAAGAAATTGTTATGGCGCTACGAACGCGCGTCGATTATTTCCAGGCCGATACGGGAATCAAATCCGAGCGACTGGTCCCGGCAAGCCGGTTGGTATCCGGCATTACCGGTTTGCAGGTGCAACGCAACAAGGCCATCGTAGGTCGCAATGCTTTTGCTCACGAAGCAGGTATTCATCAAGATGGGATGCTGAAAGAACGCACCACGTACGAAATCATGCGTCCCGAGGATGTGGGCTTTCTGAACACCGAACTGGTGCTAGGCAAGCACTCAGGACGAGCCGCTTTGGCGGACCGAGCTCGCGCATTGGGTTTTCACCTCACGGGTGAGCAACTCAAATCGGTTTTTGAGGACTTCAAGCTGTTGGCAGACAAGAAGAAGGAAATCTACGATGGCGATATCGCTGCGATTATCAAACAGACCATTCACGCCTCGAGCTCCAGGGAAGAGTGGTCATTGGTAGCCTTTCAGTCAACATCAGGAACCGGTCGGCAACCGACGGTAAAGCTGACGCTGAAACGGGGTGACAATGAGATTACTGAGGAGCTTTCGGAAGGTGATGGCCCCGTCGACGCAGCGTTTTTGGCCACGGAGAAAATCACAGGTATGAAACTCGCCTGCAAAGATTTTCTCGTACGGAGTGCCACTTTGGGCCACGACGCCCAGGGCGAAGTCATCGTCGAAGTGGAACATAACGATGAAACTTATCGGGGTCGGGGCGTTTCGACCGATACGGTCGAAGCCACCGTCCTGGCAATCCTGAATGCAGTAAACCGAATCGCCACCTCGGTCGAATCAGGCAACGAAGGCTAACAGGTAAAAAACGCAGCCCGTCAAAGCGGTTAAGAACAATTCAATCGCAGCGAGTCGCGCCCAAAAGATGTGGGAGCGACTGTGGTCACCGGGCGCTGGCGGACGCGGGAATTGTCGCAACGCGCGCACCACGACAAAGATCCACAACAGGGCAGTCGGAATAGCGCACGCCAAGTGGATCGCCAAACTTAAATCGATCCAATCGTTCCAGCGACCATCTTGCCAGAATCGGGAGGGCATTGCTCGATCCATCCAACCATTCACTCGCATATCAATTTCAAACAAGGTAACGGCCGCCAGCAGAACTGCAGCAAGGATCAACTGGGTCGTTTTGTGTAAGCCATAGCGGCGGTGATACCGCACCTGATAAATGCTCCAAAACATCACTGGCACGACCGCAAACATCGCCAGGAAAACGACATCAAGCATGAGTGATCCGCGAAATCCGACAAAACCATCAAGGCCGTTGAATTCGGCGAGTAAACTGAAGCAAATCGGGTCAGACATCTTCGCGTTGCTGGGGGCCAGAATAAAATGCGGAAACGGCAGCGAACTCTCGCCATTCTAAGCATCGTGATTCGCGAGACTAGAGCAGCCCCGCAGCATCTGCGTCTATTTTTGCCAAGATTGTTTCCATCGGCGATGAATCGCCTGTAACTGCTCGACCTGAGCAGGCTCATCCGCGGCCAGATTTCGACTCTCCGCAGGGTCTGAATCGATTCGATACAGTTCGGGCTCCGTCTTCTTGGAGGGCTGATACAGCTTCCACGCCCCTTGTCGAACCGCCCGTTGACCGCCCAACTCCCAACAAAAGCTCGCATGGGGTGTGGCTGCCGCCGCCTCTTGAATCACTGGCAAGATGTCTTTCCCGTCCAAGGAATCATCGGGTACGGCGATGTCACACAAACTGGCCAGCGTCGGCAGCCAATCACAGGCGGTGACCATTTGTCCCCGAACTTGGCCGGCAGGTAACTGTCCTGGCCACGAGATCATGGCAGGAACCCGAATCCCCCCTTCCAACAGTTGAAATTTATGCCCGCGGTACGGACCAGAACTTCCGCCGCCATGGTGAGCTCGCTCTTCCACCGAATGTCCGTGGTCTGATTGAAAGACCAAGATCGTATCATCTCGCAAATCCAGATCATCAAGCAGCTTGACCAATCGACCGATTCGTTCATCGATCGTGGAAATAAAGGCAGCATAAAGGTTGCGTGGATAGGGAAGATCCCGATAACGTTCAAGCCATTGCTCATCCCCCTGATACGGATAGTGAGGCATGTTAACGGCAAAGTAGATGAAGAATGGCGATTCAGGATCTTGCTGGATAAATTGCGTTGCTTCCTCAACCATCAGATCGCCAAAGAATCGTCCGTTCTCGAAGACTTCGACACCATTGCGATAAAGATCGTGTTCATTGGGACCATTCCAATAATAGAAATGTGAGTAGTTGTCGATGCAGCCACCCATGTGACCAAAGGAATAATCAAAACCACGCTGATTCGGCAGCAAGTGCGGTTCAAAGCCGAGGTGCCACTTGCCAATGTGCGCTGTCCGATATCCAGCCGATTGAAACATGTCAGCCATCGTCTTTCGTTCGACTGCCAAACCGCCCTTTTGCCCTCGGCGCGTGCCCACATTACCTGACACGCCAGCGCGCTGGGGTGTCAGGCCGGTCATACAGGCCGCTCTTGAAGGCGCGCAGACGGGCGATGCCGCGTAAAACTGCGTAAAACGGACGCCTCGCTCTGCCAAGGCATCCATGTTGGGTGTAATCAGATCTTTTGCTCCGTAAACATTGATGTCTACGCTTCCTTGATCATCGGTCAAAATGAAAATCACATTCGGCTTGCGAGCTTCCGCCGTAATCGCCGCATGGCTGCAGCTCAGAAAACACATTCCAACCACGAAGCACTTAAACATGAATCGGCAAAACCTCTCGTTCATCGGAAGAGCCTTCCCACCCGAATCAGGTGTCAAAAAACATTGGTTCAGCTCACCGCACCCAGACTGCGGCAATTGGCTGGAGTGATTTAATCGACAGCTTCCCTCTTAAACAGCAACTGCCTCCCAGAGCCGGCTTGATTCTATCTTAAGTCAACCGCACCATCCGTGAAATAATCAGAAACAAAGGATCTACCAATTCGACCATTTCATCGATGACCCCGCCGAGAATTCGGCATACGCCGGCCGGCAACATCAGCGCACAAAAATGGTTTGCCAATCGATCGACCAGCTGGTGCAGCCCGTCAAAGCGATCACCGTGTCAGCTCCGCAGTCGCTTTGCGATGTCACGGTCTCCACCAATATCGGTCAGACGCCGTTCCCGCCCTTCGAAAAGGTATGTCAAGCGTTCATGATTCAGCCCCATCAATGACAGGATGGTCGCATGTAAATCGTGCACATGCAGTTTATCTTCAACAGCACGGAAGGCAAAATCATCGGTTGCTCCGATCACTTGTCCACCTCGAATCCCACCACCAGCCATCCATGAGCTGAAACCGTAAGGACTATGATCGCGTCCCTGATTTCCTTGCATCACGGGGGTGCGACCAAATTCCCCCGTCCAGACAACCAGCGTGCTGTCCAGCATTCCGCGCTGCTTCAAGTCTGCCAACAAACCTGCGATGGGTTGGTCGATCCGTTTCGCGTTTCCGGCGTGATTCTTGCCACACTCACCGTGCCCATCCCAATCGGTATTGCAAAGCAAAACACAACGCACCCCCCGCTCCACCATCCGGCGAGAGAGCAAACACATTTTCCCAAATCGATCTGCCGAGTCGGTCCCAATACCATAAAGTTC encodes the following:
- a CDS encoding 2-isopropylmalate synthase gives rise to the protein MTSYLLKDNPVSNTRTIRIFDTTLRDGEQSPGGSMNLDEKLKIAHALVDLGVDIIEAGFPIASPGDFEAVREISTNVSGATICGLARCNEKDIDRAWDALKQAHRPRIHVFLATSAIHREFKLKMTPQEIVKRAVSGVARAVSYCDDVEFSPEDAARTEVDFLCEVVEAAITAGATTVNIPDTVGYATPAHMGRVIKTLVDRVPNIDQAVISVHCHNDLGLAVANSLAAVENGAGQVECTINGIGERAGNCSLEEIVMALRTRVDYFQADTGIKSERLVPASRLVSGITGLQVQRNKAIVGRNAFAHEAGIHQDGMLKERTTYEIMRPEDVGFLNTELVLGKHSGRAALADRARALGFHLTGEQLKSVFEDFKLLADKKKEIYDGDIAAIIKQTIHASSSREEWSLVAFQSTSGTGRQPTVKLTLKRGDNEITEELSEGDGPVDAAFLATEKITGMKLACKDFLVRSATLGHDAQGEVIVEVEHNDETYRGRGVSTDTVEATVLAILNAVNRIATSVESGNEG
- a CDS encoding DUF420 domain-containing protein, which translates into the protein MSDPICFSLLAEFNGLDGFVGFRGSLMLDVVFLAMFAVVPVMFWSIYQVRYHRRYGLHKTTQLILAAVLLAAVTLFEIDMRVNGWMDRAMPSRFWQDGRWNDWIDLSLAIHLACAIPTALLWIFVVVRALRQFPRPPAPGDHSRSHIFWARLAAIELFLTALTGCVFYLLAFVA
- a CDS encoding sulfatase-like hydrolase/transferase, with translation MFKCFVVGMCFLSCSHAAITAEARKPNVIFILTDDQGSVDINVYGAKDLITPNMDALAERGVRFTQFYAASPVCAPSRAACMTGLTPQRAGVSGNVGTRRGQKGGLAVERKTMADMFQSAGYRTAHIGKWHLGFEPHLLPNQRGFDYSFGHMGGCIDNYSHFYYWNGPNEHDLYRNGVEVFENGRFFGDLMVEEATQFIQQDPESPFFIYFAVNMPHYPYQGDEQWLERYRDLPYPRNLYAAFISTIDERIGRLVKLLDDLDLRDDTILVFQSDHGHSVEERAHHGGGSSGPYRGHKFQLLEGGIRVPAMISWPGQLPAGQVRGQMVTACDWLPTLASLCDIAVPDDSLDGKDILPVIQEAAAATPHASFCWELGGQRAVRQGAWKLYQPSKKTEPELYRIDSDPAESRNLAADEPAQVEQLQAIHRRWKQSWQK